In Planctomycetia bacterium, the following proteins share a genomic window:
- a CDS encoding trypsin-like peptidase domain-containing protein, translating into MAGTAQHASRRPVGRLFYFDTPFCTAWLIAAPNLVLTARHCVGSDISQIRVEFNYECADCDISSFPRPTERYAVVEVVRESDELDYALLRLEGDPASNWGVAPVSYQLPIVGTPVYEIHHGNGWVKGYDEGMMTSVDIPGACGGGSIAISIGVDVIATGGASGAPIFDAANHCVVGLCHCGPPCEPGHAIPMSAILTDLAPTLQMIGAQTAPCHGCDMAGDLNTDGVTDGQDIATFVVAIFGEASATEICRGDMNGDSMLTPDDLEGFAALLIGIPWAAR; encoded by the coding sequence ATGGCGGGCACGGCGCAACATGCAAGTCGTCGACCGGTCGGGCGACTATTTTATTTTGACACTCCATTCTGCACGGCGTGGTTGATCGCAGCGCCGAACCTGGTGCTGACCGCAAGGCATTGCGTGGGGTCCGACATTAGCCAGATAAGGGTCGAATTCAATTACGAGTGCGCGGACTGCGACATTAGCTCTTTTCCTCGTCCAACCGAGCGTTACGCGGTCGTGGAAGTTGTCCGTGAGAGCGATGAATTAGATTATGCCCTGCTGCGACTCGAAGGCGATCCTGCCTCAAACTGGGGTGTCGCCCCGGTCTCCTACCAGTTGCCAATTGTCGGGACGCCGGTATATGAGATCCATCACGGCAACGGGTGGGTGAAGGGGTACGACGAGGGCATGATGACCTCGGTGGACATACCCGGGGCGTGCGGCGGCGGCTCAATTGCGATATCGATCGGGGTGGATGTGATCGCGACAGGCGGCGCATCGGGGGCGCCGATCTTCGACGCAGCAAATCACTGCGTGGTCGGGCTATGCCATTGCGGGCCCCCGTGCGAGCCGGGGCACGCAATACCCATGTCAGCGATCCTCACCGATCTAGCGCCGACGCTCCAAATGATTGGCGCGCAGACCGCGCCTTGTCATGGATGTGATATGGCGGGGGATCTCAATACGGACGGGGTGACGGACGGGCAAGATATCGCGACATTCGTTGTGGCAATCTTCGGTGAGGCCAGCGCGACCGAGATCTGTCGAGGAGATATGAACGGCGATTCGATGCTCACGCCGGATGACCTTGAGGGGTTTGCAGCACTACTCATTGGAATACCTTGGGCAGCGCGTTAA
- a CDS encoding alginate lyase family protein, which yields MPTSQWYFKRLRSMSLPEIAWRSRQELRRLSERVLRAVGRHELSVTNVIIEDKDASAVSSHALGAHMGLGKDELAGHYSPCWRQAILTRVEKILSHRITLFDLADCDLGKEINWNYEYKAGVQTPLEASDAVDYRSYSVTGDCKFVWELNRHHHLVVLGRAYRVTGDLRFAVEIVKQIESWMRQSPFGHGMNWRSPLELGIRLINWVWALELIQPSGALSTAFLERLLRIVHLHMWEISRKYSHYSSANNHVIGEAAGVFIASSYFGNLRGSEKWRGLSQEILAREIEAQTYPDGGHREQAMGYQLFVMEFFLLAGLVARNTGNDFQESYWERLRMMFRFVSAHCEAGGSPTYFGDCDDGYVLELGGRGDAVKSLLDAGGRVLGDTGIAIEDSISERAFWLLGPDIEASEEGNGTYRDEVLRCHAFPDSGRYLIQCGRRGNADSISVEFDCGELGFGPLAAHGHADALSITLRVGGIDVLVDPGTYDYFSYPDWRDYFRSTEAHNTVVVDGANQSEILGPFLWGRRARSTCMDWSPEANGGKVIGRHDGYQKGRVPVIHEREVRVLGQVRRIHCLDRLRGQGMHRTAVMYHFSEDCDIVACSKTSYRVLVASLPVEIGLEFSEPAVLVSAEEGPGPGWLSRSYHRRTSVPCLRVFAEWINSIDVSTFISVGKQR from the coding sequence ATGCCAACTTCTCAATGGTATTTCAAGCGCCTTCGGTCGATGTCCCTGCCGGAGATCGCCTGGCGATCGCGACAAGAGCTTAGACGGCTTTCTGAGCGAGTGCTCAGAGCTGTCGGACGGCATGAACTCAGTGTTACGAATGTAATTATCGAAGACAAGGACGCAAGCGCGGTAAGCTCGCACGCACTCGGCGCGCATATGGGACTTGGAAAGGATGAGCTCGCAGGGCATTATTCTCCTTGCTGGCGGCAGGCGATATTGACACGGGTTGAAAAAATCCTCTCGCACCGCATTACGCTCTTCGATCTTGCCGATTGCGACCTCGGCAAGGAAATCAATTGGAACTACGAGTACAAGGCCGGCGTCCAAACACCTCTGGAGGCGTCTGACGCAGTCGATTACAGATCCTATTCGGTAACCGGGGACTGCAAATTTGTGTGGGAACTAAACCGGCACCATCACCTCGTTGTACTTGGAAGGGCATATCGGGTAACCGGCGACTTGAGATTCGCTGTTGAGATCGTGAAGCAAATCGAATCGTGGATGCGTCAGTCGCCCTTTGGTCATGGAATGAACTGGCGAAGCCCCTTGGAACTGGGCATCCGACTAATCAACTGGGTCTGGGCGTTGGAACTAATCCAACCGTCTGGAGCGCTGAGCACGGCGTTCTTAGAAAGATTACTCCGCATCGTGCACTTGCATATGTGGGAAATCTCGCGCAAGTACTCTCACTATTCGTCTGCCAACAACCATGTCATCGGAGAGGCTGCTGGCGTGTTTATTGCCAGCTCGTATTTTGGTAATCTGCGCGGAAGCGAGAAATGGCGAGGACTCAGCCAAGAAATCTTGGCGCGGGAGATTGAGGCTCAGACCTACCCAGATGGGGGCCATCGCGAACAAGCGATGGGCTACCAGCTCTTCGTCATGGAGTTTTTTCTGCTGGCTGGATTGGTGGCGCGGAATACCGGCAATGACTTTCAAGAAAGTTATTGGGAGCGACTGCGAATGATGTTCCGATTCGTCTCAGCCCATTGCGAGGCGGGGGGAAGTCCTACGTATTTCGGTGATTGTGACGACGGGTATGTCCTCGAACTCGGTGGGCGAGGTGATGCGGTAAAGAGTCTGCTTGATGCTGGAGGTCGCGTTCTTGGCGACACAGGGATCGCGATAGAAGACTCAATTAGTGAGCGGGCATTCTGGTTGCTGGGCCCAGACATCGAGGCTTCTGAAGAAGGGAACGGGACCTACCGCGACGAAGTACTCAGGTGTCATGCGTTTCCTGACAGCGGGCGATACCTGATTCAATGTGGACGCCGTGGGAACGCAGACTCAATCTCGGTAGAATTCGACTGTGGGGAACTCGGGTTCGGGCCGCTAGCTGCGCACGGACATGCAGATGCCTTGAGCATCACGCTTAGAGTTGGTGGAATTGACGTACTCGTGGACCCTGGAACGTATGATTACTTTTCCTATCCGGATTGGCGAGATTACTTTAGGAGCACGGAAGCACATAACACTGTGGTCGTAGATGGTGCGAATCAGTCAGAGATATTGGGCCCATTTCTGTGGGGCCGACGGGCGAGGTCAACCTGCATGGATTGGTCACCTGAGGCCAACGGGGGTAAGGTGATTGGACGGCACGATGGATACCAGAAGGGTAGAGTCCCAGTGATTCACGAGCGGGAAGTGCGCGTCCTAGGCCAAGTTCGGAGGATTCATTGTCTGGATCGGCTTCGCGGCCAAGGAATGCACCGAACCGCTGTGATGTATCACTTTTCTGAAGACTGCGATATTGTAGCTTGCAGCAAAACTTCATACAGAGTGCTAGTCGCGAGTTTGCCTGTCGAGATTGGATTAGAGTTCTCGGAGCCAGCAGTGCTCGTTTCGGCGGAAGAAGGGCCTGGACCCGGTTGGCTTAGCCGTAGCTACCACCGGCGAACCAGTGTGCCCTGTTTGCGTGTGTTCGCGGAATGGATTAACTCGATAGACGTTTCTACTTTTATATCAGTTGGGAAGCAGCGGTGA
- a CDS encoding glycosyltransferase, which yields MNAASDYSSEALNEVSAPGATPDGVLDRGVICFAGEDWWYHNRGHFDMQVMRRLARCVPVLFVNSIVMQRPRWSEGKKLFRKIARKLQSIRRGLQHVENRFYAFSPISVPLHHREFGRVANCLGVLAQVRWAAWRLKMTSPLVWVECPAACDIALRLSRSALVYQRTDRHEEFRSEEGGYIDVQISQYDDRLRRESDLVVYASGALFEDEKQSVRRAFLSDHGVDFARFAKAARDRVVPEDIKHVREPMVGFFGAIDDHTFDVPFATRVVQLLPQLSFVFVGHASTDVSSLARQPNVTLVGQRPYELIPSYGAAFRVAIMTWRRNRWIHYCNPVKLKEYLALGLPVVSTPFHHLGRYDECVAVAETPEAFAKAISESLEHDGAGAIAKRQDRVRGCTWESVTARLVEEIRSIPGRR from the coding sequence GTGAACGCTGCTTCGGACTATTCAAGCGAGGCGCTTAATGAAGTGTCAGCGCCCGGCGCGACGCCAGACGGAGTCCTTGATCGTGGCGTCATCTGCTTCGCGGGTGAGGATTGGTGGTACCACAATCGCGGTCATTTCGACATGCAGGTCATGCGGCGTCTCGCACGATGCGTGCCGGTGCTGTTCGTGAATTCGATCGTTATGCAACGACCGCGCTGGTCAGAGGGCAAAAAGTTGTTTCGAAAGATTGCACGTAAGCTGCAGAGTATTCGGCGTGGCCTTCAGCACGTTGAGAATAGGTTTTACGCCTTCTCTCCGATCAGCGTACCGCTTCACCATCGCGAATTCGGGCGGGTCGCAAATTGCCTCGGTGTTCTTGCACAAGTCCGCTGGGCGGCGTGGCGCCTCAAGATGACGTCGCCTCTTGTATGGGTCGAATGTCCGGCCGCTTGTGACATCGCGCTTAGGCTTTCGCGAAGTGCACTGGTGTATCAGCGAACGGATCGACATGAGGAGTTTCGCTCCGAGGAAGGAGGTTATATCGATGTTCAGATTTCTCAATACGACGACCGACTGCGTCGAGAGAGCGACCTTGTGGTCTATGCGAGCGGCGCGCTTTTTGAGGATGAAAAGCAATCGGTGCGGCGTGCCTTCCTTTCGGACCATGGCGTTGACTTTGCTCGGTTCGCCAAGGCGGCACGCGACCGTGTCGTACCAGAAGACATTAAACATGTTCGAGAACCGATGGTGGGTTTTTTTGGAGCGATTGACGATCATACCTTCGATGTGCCATTTGCGACTCGGGTCGTGCAATTGCTTCCGCAATTGTCGTTCGTTTTCGTGGGTCATGCGTCGACAGACGTATCATCGCTGGCACGGCAGCCAAACGTAACCCTTGTCGGGCAACGTCCCTACGAGTTGATCCCCTCCTACGGGGCGGCCTTTCGTGTGGCAATCATGACATGGCGGCGAAATCGATGGATTCACTATTGCAACCCGGTGAAGCTTAAGGAATACCTTGCCCTCGGACTGCCAGTTGTTTCCACCCCCTTTCATCACCTGGGAAGATATGACGAGTGCGTAGCAGTGGCGGAAACTCCGGAGGCTTTCGCAAAGGCAATTAGTGAGTCCCTCGAACACGACGGCGCGGGCGCCATTGCAAAAAGACAGGATCGGGTACGAGGGTGCACTTGGGAGTCAGTCACTGCGCGTCTTGTAGAGGAAATCCGCTCGATTCCGGGCAGACGTTAG
- a CDS encoding IS630 family transposase (programmed frameshift), producing the protein MKRYVVRLEAVERRRLKELVSTGRAAAYKIRHANILLQADESKSRPGWPDTRIAEGLAVSVRSIEYLRKRFVEEGLEACLAPKKRPFPPVAPKFDGRKEAKLVAVACSQPPKGYERWSLRLLADRVVELKIVDAVSHETIRRVLPKNELKPWQKKMWCIPPDQDAAFVCAMENVLEVYHRPYDPKRPVVCFDEKSKQLVSEVRRPMAAKRGQAARYDYEYERNGTANLFVFVEPLKGWRQVTVTSRRCKTDFAGQMRALVDLHYRRAEKITVVMDNLNTHTVSSLYAAFPPAEARRLMDKLDVVHTPKHGSWLNMAEIEFSVMEKQALNGRVPDEKALTKQVKAWESNRNHRSKRINWQFTTDDARVKLHRLYPQIET; encoded by the exons ATGAAACGGTATGTGGTTCGGCTGGAGGCGGTGGAGCGGCGGCGATTAAAGGAGTTGGTTTCGACGGGCAGGGCGGCGGCCTACAAAATTCGGCACGCGAACATTCTGCTTCAGGCGGATGAATCGAAGTCACGACCGGGCTGGCCCGATACGCGGATCGCAGAAGGCCTGGCGGTGTCGGTTCGGAGCATCGAGTACCTGCGGAAGCGGTTTGTAGAGGAAGGATTGGAGGCCTGTTTGGCACCGAAGAAACGGCCCTTCCCGCCGGTGGCGCCAAAGTTCGACGGCCGCAAGGAGGCCAAACTTGTGGCCGTGGCCTGCTCGCAGCCGCCGAAGGGATACGAACGTTGGTCGCTCCGGCTGCTGGCCGACCGGGTGGTGGAATTGAAGATCGTGGACGCGGTGTCCCATGAGACGATCCGGCGTGTTCTTC CAAAAAACGAGTTGAAACCGTGGCAGAAGAAGATGTGGTGCATTCCGCCGGACCAGGATGCGGCGTTCGTCTGTGCGATGGAAAATGTTCTGGAGGTTTATCACCGGCCCTATGATCCGAAACGCCCGGTGGTCTGTTTCGATGAGAAGTCCAAGCAACTGGTCTCGGAGGTACGTCGGCCGATGGCGGCGAAGCGGGGTCAGGCGGCGCGGTATGACTATGAATACGAGCGCAATGGGACGGCGAATTTGTTTGTCTTCGTGGAGCCGCTCAAAGGTTGGCGGCAGGTGACGGTGACGTCGCGGCGTTGCAAAACCGACTTTGCCGGCCAGATGCGGGCGCTGGTGGACCTCCACTACCGCCGTGCGGAGAAGATCACCGTGGTGATGGACAATCTCAACACCCACACCGTGTCGAGCCTTTATGCCGCCTTCCCTCCAGCCGAGGCAAGACGGCTGATGGACAAGCTGGACGTGGTGCATACGCCCAAGCATGGATCGTGGTTGAATATGGCGGAGATCGAGTTCAGCGTGATGGAAAAGCAGGCTCTCAACGGCCGCGTCCCCGATGAAAAGGCCCTAACAAAGCAAGTGAAGGCATGGGAATCAAATCGGAACCATCGATCCAAACGAATCAACTGGCAGTTCACCACCGATGATGCCCGCGTGAAGCTCCATCGGCTTTACCCGCAAATTGAAACATGA
- a CDS encoding WecB/TagA/CpsF family glycosyltransferase yields the protein MKEAISEIPRRELFGISVHAVTMSQTLALCGEAIIQKEQLSIGVVNVAKLVAMRRDRALHESVSSADLVLADGAGVVWAARLLGQPLPERVAGIDLFEKLLDLANERRASVYFLGARPAVLQKVVNRARRERPSVLIAGSCDGYYKEDEERFVAEKIRDAHPDILFVAMSSPKKEVFLKRWGSKLNVCVCHGVGGSFDVYAGLVTRAPLSWQKSGLEWLHRALQEPRRLWRRYLVTNCAFAVMLLREVALSVQSTWRRKHPAAD from the coding sequence ATGAAGGAAGCAATTAGTGAGATCCCGCGGCGAGAGCTCTTTGGCATCTCTGTCCATGCGGTAACCATGAGTCAGACACTCGCGCTCTGCGGCGAGGCGATAATTCAAAAAGAGCAACTGTCGATCGGGGTGGTCAATGTAGCGAAGCTCGTAGCCATGCGCCGGGATCGAGCGCTTCACGAGTCGGTGTCAAGCGCAGATCTGGTTCTTGCGGATGGTGCGGGCGTGGTCTGGGCGGCGCGACTACTCGGGCAACCGCTGCCTGAACGCGTAGCCGGAATCGACCTATTCGAAAAGCTCCTAGATCTCGCCAATGAGCGGCGCGCCTCGGTCTACTTTCTTGGTGCGCGACCCGCGGTCCTACAAAAGGTAGTGAATCGGGCGCGCCGCGAGAGGCCAAGCGTGCTCATCGCGGGGAGCTGCGACGGTTACTACAAGGAGGACGAGGAACGGTTTGTGGCCGAGAAGATCCGAGACGCACATCCCGATATCCTATTTGTGGCGATGAGTTCGCCGAAGAAAGAGGTATTTCTCAAGCGATGGGGGAGCAAGTTAAATGTCTGCGTTTGCCACGGGGTCGGGGGATCCTTTGATGTCTACGCCGGGCTCGTCACTCGAGCGCCGCTGTCATGGCAGAAATCGGGCCTCGAATGGCTGCATCGGGCGCTGCAAGAGCCGCGCAGGCTTTGGAGGCGCTACCTCGTTACGAACTGTGCATTTGCAGTCATGCTGCTGCGGGAGGTTGCGTTAAGCGTCCAATCAACTTGGCGAAGGAAGCACCCTGCAGCCGACTAG
- a CDS encoding IS630 family transposase gives MKRQLASAVNSRHARIILLSTGGVGNREIAERAGCTPTWVRKVIHYFNDGGIDAIVWYPWFCRPFGPRKFMAAVVEEIAEVALSPPQKLIGMSVWSLAKLRAYLIEQKIVASISLEWLRQLLRRRRIRWRHTKTWKESTDPQFWTKYRRLKRLYARRPAGGVRLCVDKFGPLNLQPRHGRHWARSGHVDRLRATYHRTGGVRHFFSVYDLERDRLVGRFTERKNWRTFLSFLKWVRRRYAKAGTLHIVLDNVGYHRKATVLAYARRHDIRFYWTPTGASWLNRIECHFTALRKFALDNTDYRSHEEQQAAIQSYLAWRNGRRHISLQPRKRTRVAHRHAA, from the coding sequence ATGAAGCGGCAACTGGCCAGCGCGGTCAACAGCCGGCACGCGCGGATCATTCTGCTCTCGACCGGCGGCGTTGGCAACCGCGAAATCGCCGAGCGGGCAGGCTGCACGCCGACCTGGGTGCGGAAGGTCATCCACTATTTCAACGACGGCGGGATCGACGCCATCGTGTGGTATCCCTGGTTCTGCCGCCCGTTCGGCCCACGCAAGTTCATGGCCGCGGTGGTCGAAGAAATCGCCGAGGTGGCCCTCTCGCCCCCGCAGAAGCTCATCGGCATGAGCGTCTGGTCGCTGGCCAAGCTGCGGGCCTATCTGATCGAGCAGAAGATCGTGGCCTCCATCTCGCTGGAGTGGCTGCGCCAACTTCTTCGGCGCCGACGCATCCGCTGGCGGCACACCAAGACCTGGAAGGAATCCACCGACCCGCAGTTCTGGACCAAATACCGCAGGCTCAAACGGCTGTATGCGCGTCGCCCGGCCGGCGGGGTGCGGCTGTGCGTCGATAAATTCGGCCCGCTCAATCTCCAGCCCCGGCACGGCCGCCACTGGGCCCGCAGCGGGCATGTAGATCGGCTGCGGGCGACCTATCATCGCACCGGCGGGGTCCGGCACTTTTTCAGCGTCTATGACCTGGAGCGCGACCGGCTCGTCGGCCGCTTCACCGAGCGAAAAAACTGGAGGACGTTCCTGTCCTTCCTGAAGTGGGTTCGCAGGCGCTACGCCAAGGCGGGCACGCTGCACATCGTGCTGGACAACGTGGGGTATCATCGCAAGGCCACGGTTCTGGCCTACGCCCGGAGGCACGACATTCGGTTCTATTGGACGCCCACCGGGGCCTCGTGGCTCAATCGCATCGAGTGTCACTTCACCGCCCTGCGCAAGTTCGCCCTGGACAACACCGACTATCGAAGCCACGAAGAACAACAGGCGGCCATCCAGAGTTACCTGGCATGGCGCAACGGCCGCCGACACATCAGCCTCCAACCACGGAAACGTACCCGAGTCGCCCACCGTCATGCGGCATAG
- a CDS encoding transposase: MRTHGSPAELERRRRQAIAWVRQGLSKAEAARRVGATRSSVTKWWQAYQERGEEGIRAIVHPGPTPKLNKRRRQWLIQRLLKGAKANGFPTDLWTCPRIVEVIQRQYGVRYHVDHIPRLMASLGWSCQKPERRAIERDEPAIGRWVAKDWPRIKKRRTTPSPHRPAR, translated from the coding sequence ATGAGAACGCATGGGAGCCCAGCGGAGCTGGAGCGCCGGCGGCGACAAGCGATTGCGTGGGTTCGGCAGGGTCTATCCAAGGCCGAAGCCGCGCGGCGAGTGGGCGCGACGCGGTCCAGCGTGACCAAATGGTGGCAGGCTTATCAAGAGCGCGGCGAAGAGGGGATCCGCGCGATTGTTCACCCCGGTCCGACGCCGAAGTTAAACAAGCGGCGGCGGCAGTGGTTGATCCAGCGGTTGCTGAAGGGCGCGAAAGCCAACGGCTTTCCGACCGACCTCTGGACCTGTCCGCGCATCGTCGAGGTGATTCAAAGGCAATACGGCGTCCGCTATCACGTGGACCATATTCCACGATTGATGGCGTCGCTGGGTTGGTCGTGTCAGAAGCCCGAACGGCGGGCCATCGAGCGCGACGAGCCGGCGATCGGGCGGTGGGTTGCGAAGGACTGGCCGCGCATAAAAAAACGCCGCACGACGCCAAGCCCACATCGTCCTGCTCGATGA
- a CDS encoding transposase gives MHPTVRRTWAPRGQTPVLRQRGRSHQKVSSIAALSISPRRRRLGLHAHWHPDANIGSDEVITFLSALLRHLRGNVILVWDRLNAHRAVAVREWRTIYPRLDMEWLPAYAPELNPVEYLWGYLKYHRLANHGLCELDSLHATACIEFRRLAGRQSE, from the coding sequence ATGCATCCGACGGTCCGGCGGACTTGGGCGCCTCGAGGACAGACGCCCGTTCTTCGCCAGCGCGGCCGAAGTCACCAAAAGGTCTCCAGCATCGCGGCCCTCTCGATTTCTCCGCGGCGACGGCGACTGGGTTTGCACGCCCACTGGCACCCGGACGCCAACATTGGCTCGGACGAAGTCATTACCTTCCTGTCGGCCCTGCTTCGTCACCTGCGCGGAAACGTCATTCTGGTCTGGGATCGGCTCAACGCCCATCGCGCCGTCGCGGTGCGGGAGTGGCGGACGATCTACCCTCGCCTGGATATGGAGTGGCTCCCGGCCTACGCCCCGGAACTCAATCCGGTCGAATACCTGTGGGGTTACCTCAAGTACCATCGATTGGCCAATCATGGACTTTGCGAACTCGATTCGCTGCACGCCACCGCCTGCATCGAATTCCGCCGCCTGGCTGGTCGCCAATCCGAGTAA
- a CDS encoding IS630 family transposase, producing MGRGIRLTPGEWEALDGLRFGASSADVFRNCLIILMSDSASTIASIARTLGCSPETVKRIRKLYRIGGIDALQPIKPPGRKTRATPRYLEALKKAVQTNPLDLGYGFSVWSSGRLAAHMVKTTGVPYSDDQLRRILKQQGFSFRRPKHTLKGKRNEVAYEKARRQLNRLKNAVKDDATEAVIYQDEVEIHRHPTLTRMWAPIGQQPEVPAPGKNEKKVVYGGVDYATGRIVHTIADTKSGTNFLIFLTALVRVYAGRKIRLICDNGRFHHTQAVYEWLAAHADQITIYWLPPYCPSLNLIERLWGHLKRTVIANILFATVDDLVDAFRLGIARVNGHRDKMGFMYDHDEVYKKAA from the coding sequence ATGGGACGCGGTATCAGACTGACTCCGGGAGAGTGGGAAGCCTTGGATGGTCTTCGATTCGGCGCGTCCTCGGCGGATGTGTTTCGCAACTGTTTGATCATCTTGATGTCGGATTCGGCCTCGACCATCGCGTCCATCGCCCGGACGCTGGGTTGCAGCCCCGAGACGGTCAAGCGGATTCGCAAGCTCTACCGCATCGGCGGGATCGATGCCCTGCAACCGATCAAGCCGCCTGGCCGCAAGACGCGGGCCACGCCGCGCTATCTGGAGGCCTTGAAGAAGGCCGTGCAGACCAACCCCCTCGACTTGGGATACGGCTTCTCGGTCTGGTCGTCGGGTCGGCTGGCGGCACACATGGTCAAGACCACGGGCGTGCCCTACAGCGACGATCAGCTCCGTCGGATTCTCAAGCAACAGGGCTTCTCCTTTCGTCGTCCCAAGCACACCCTGAAGGGCAAGCGCAACGAGGTGGCCTACGAAAAGGCCCGCCGGCAGTTGAATCGTCTAAAAAACGCCGTAAAGGACGATGCCACGGAGGCCGTGATCTATCAAGACGAGGTCGAAATTCATCGCCATCCAACCCTCACTCGGATGTGGGCCCCGATCGGCCAGCAGCCCGAGGTGCCCGCGCCCGGCAAGAATGAAAAGAAAGTTGTCTACGGTGGGGTGGACTATGCCACCGGCCGGATCGTTCACACCATCGCCGACACCAAGAGCGGCACGAACTTCCTGATATTTCTGACGGCGCTGGTCAGGGTCTATGCCGGCCGAAAGATTCGGCTGATCTGCGACAACGGAAGATTTCACCATACCCAGGCCGTCTACGAATGGCTGGCGGCCCACGCCGACCAGATCACCATCTACTGGCTGCCGCCGTACTGCCCGAGCCTCAATCTCATCGAACGGTTGTGGGGACATCTGAAACGGACGGTCATCGCCAATATCCTGTTTGCAACCGTCGATGATCTCGTAGATGCGTTCCGCCTCGGCATCGCCCGTGTCAATGGCCACCGCGACAAAATGGGATTCATGTACGATCATGACGAAGTTTACAAAAAGGCAGCGTAA
- a CDS encoding glycosyltransferase family 2 protein, with protein MGKGGRDAEGTDRKVTVSIVIVSFNTRELTLACLKSVLRETRIHPFEVLVVDNASSDGSAEAIMAEFEAVRVFSLRQNEGFARANNIGAEHARGEYLLLLNPDTVILDQAIDRLIETANQRPDVSIFGGKTLFPDGTLNPKFCFQQPTLWSAWCRGIGISALFKGNRVFDPEMIGYRVAGGQQAVDVVSGCFFLIRKELWRRLGGFDCRFRMYAEETDLCLRAAAIGEKCVVDANARIVHYGGASESIVEDKYVRLFAAKARLFRKHWAGLKGVLGVMSLDVWAATRVVGFAAGSILFPSLRSKLGSWRGILSRRREWTGRCTGVPDASRLQGPGA; from the coding sequence ATGGGCAAAGGCGGGCGCGATGCGGAAGGTACTGATCGCAAAGTGACAGTCTCAATTGTCATTGTCAGTTTCAACACCCGAGAGCTAACTCTGGCGTGCCTGAAATCTGTGCTGCGGGAAACGAGGATACACCCCTTTGAGGTCTTGGTCGTCGATAATGCGTCCAGCGATGGATCGGCAGAAGCCATTATGGCTGAATTTGAGGCAGTCAGGGTTTTCTCGTTGCGTCAGAATGAGGGATTTGCACGGGCCAATAATATTGGAGCCGAGCATGCGCGCGGCGAGTATCTGCTACTCCTAAACCCGGATACGGTTATTCTCGATCAGGCAATCGATCGGCTGATCGAAACTGCAAACCAGCGACCCGACGTCAGCATTTTCGGAGGCAAGACCCTGTTTCCCGACGGGACGCTTAATCCCAAGTTTTGTTTTCAACAGCCTACACTCTGGAGCGCATGGTGCCGCGGGATTGGCATTTCGGCATTATTCAAGGGAAACCGAGTATTCGACCCTGAGATGATTGGGTATCGGGTCGCCGGGGGTCAGCAAGCCGTCGATGTTGTTAGCGGCTGTTTTTTCCTCATTCGAAAGGAACTCTGGCGGCGGTTGGGAGGTTTTGACTGCCGCTTCCGAATGTACGCTGAAGAGACTGATCTGTGCCTTCGCGCCGCCGCAATAGGAGAAAAGTGTGTGGTAGATGCGAATGCGCGAATCGTTCACTACGGAGGCGCATCGGAATCGATTGTCGAAGATAAGTATGTGCGACTGTTCGCGGCGAAGGCCAGGTTGTTTCGAAAGCACTGGGCGGGACTCAAGGGCGTACTGGGGGTGATGAGCCTCGATGTCTGGGCCGCTACGAGGGTCGTCGGTTTCGCGGCGGGAAGCATTCTTTTTCCATCGTTGCGTTCCAAACTTGGTTCCTGGAGGGGCATTCTATCGAGACGGCGCGAGTGGACTGGTCGCTGCACGGGGGTGCCGGACGCATCGCGGCTGCAAGGGCCAGGGGCGTGA